In a single window of the Streptomyces sp. NBC_00094 genome:
- a CDS encoding SDR family NAD(P)-dependent oxidoreductase translates to MTAATPESMFSLSGRHILITGASQGIGAALAEGFAAAGADVSLLARSAEGLEDTAKRVRGLGRRAVSVPADVTSPTQVEEAFATAERELGPLDVLVNNAGGPIFQSRILDIREEGWERVLDLNLTSAFRCAQRAGRTMVERGSGSIINISTVCGVAAWPALAPYSAAKAALLSLTQSMAAEWGPHGVRVNALTPGWIDTPVNAAYVNDERLSRTARAQIPLNRFGSTSELTGAALWLASDASSFVTGTNTVVDGGYLAADMPRDSHTVLDRMR, encoded by the coding sequence ATGACAGCCGCCACTCCGGAGAGCATGTTCTCCCTGTCCGGCCGCCACATCCTGATCACCGGAGCCTCACAGGGCATCGGAGCCGCCCTGGCCGAGGGGTTCGCCGCAGCGGGGGCCGACGTCTCCCTGCTCGCCCGCTCCGCCGAAGGACTCGAGGACACGGCGAAACGTGTACGCGGTCTGGGCCGAAGGGCCGTGTCCGTTCCTGCCGACGTCACCTCCCCCACGCAGGTCGAAGAGGCGTTCGCCACCGCGGAACGAGAGCTCGGGCCCCTCGACGTCCTGGTCAACAACGCGGGCGGGCCGATCTTCCAGTCGCGGATTCTCGACATCCGGGAGGAGGGCTGGGAGCGCGTCCTGGACCTGAATCTCACCTCGGCGTTCCGCTGCGCCCAGCGGGCCGGCCGCACCATGGTGGAGAGAGGGTCCGGCTCGATCATCAACATCAGTACGGTCTGCGGGGTCGCGGCTTGGCCGGCGCTCGCCCCCTACTCCGCGGCGAAGGCGGCCCTGCTGAGCCTCACGCAGTCCATGGCCGCCGAATGGGGTCCGCACGGCGTCCGCGTCAACGCCCTTACCCCCGGCTGGATCGACACTCCCGTCAACGCCGCCTACGTCAACGACGAGCGCCTCTCCCGCACGGCCCGCGCGCAGATCCCGCTGAACCGCTTCGGCAGCACGTCCGAGCTGACCGGTGCGGCACTGTGGCTCGCGTCCGACGCCTCCAGCTTCGTCACCGGTACCAACACCGTCGTCGACGGGGGCTATCTCGCGGCGGACATGCCCCGGGACAGCCACACCGTCCTGGACCGCATGCGGTAA
- a CDS encoding cytosine permease yields the protein MGPVASHPHDSAPLAGIEQHSIDWVPLSERHGKPSNVGAIWFVGSLNLTGLATGVVTLSMGASLVWTVIATVLGSLFGTFFMAFHSAQGPQLGLPQLVQSRAQFGYLGAALTVWVFALVNYIGFNTSDALLSGQAMNLLTGIPNGLGYVLAAAVATVIALFGYEWIHRLNRWLTWPFVVVTAAVTGSALFGGGLPEGVWDAGPFDLAPFMLVFVFVAGFQLGWAPYVSDYSRYLRPDVPVRSTFWWTYLPSAISGIWVFLLGAVVSAGAPEGTDPVTALKLSADRLFDGFGTIAVVVLLVGLLSIMAINQYGGSLTMISIMDSFRPVKPTRTIRVATIGIMLVAVGTVSTVVGIDQFNWFFANVVVVLTYLFIPWTAINLVDFFFVRRGQYVVKEIFNPHGIYGRWGWRGNLAYAIGLACMAPFMVITGLFVGPVAQLLGGVDCSLFVGLPVAGVLYWAFARSLDLATERRMVQEEGLLERLH from the coding sequence ATGGGGCCAGTTGCCTCACACCCGCACGACTCCGCACCTCTCGCGGGCATCGAACAGCACTCGATCGACTGGGTGCCCCTCTCCGAACGGCATGGCAAACCCTCGAACGTCGGGGCCATCTGGTTCGTGGGCAGCCTCAATCTCACCGGTCTCGCGACCGGCGTCGTGACCCTGTCCATGGGAGCCTCGCTCGTGTGGACGGTGATCGCCACCGTCCTCGGATCGCTCTTCGGCACGTTCTTCATGGCGTTCCACTCGGCCCAGGGCCCCCAGTTGGGACTTCCCCAACTCGTGCAGTCGAGGGCGCAGTTCGGCTACCTGGGCGCCGCGCTCACGGTGTGGGTGTTCGCCTTGGTCAACTACATCGGCTTCAACACCTCCGACGCGCTGTTGTCCGGCCAGGCCATGAACCTGCTCACCGGGATCCCCAACGGGCTCGGATACGTGCTGGCCGCCGCGGTCGCGACGGTGATCGCCCTGTTCGGGTACGAGTGGATCCACCGGCTGAACAGGTGGCTCACCTGGCCCTTCGTCGTGGTCACCGCGGCCGTCACCGGATCCGCCCTGTTCGGGGGAGGGCTGCCGGAAGGCGTCTGGGACGCCGGCCCGTTCGACCTCGCGCCGTTCATGCTCGTGTTCGTCTTCGTCGCCGGCTTCCAGCTGGGCTGGGCACCGTACGTCTCGGACTACTCGCGCTACCTCAGACCCGACGTCCCCGTACGCAGCACCTTCTGGTGGACGTACCTGCCCAGTGCGATCTCCGGGATCTGGGTGTTCCTCCTCGGCGCCGTGGTCTCGGCCGGTGCCCCCGAGGGCACCGATCCGGTCACCGCCCTGAAGCTGTCGGCCGACCGGCTGTTCGACGGGTTCGGCACGATCGCGGTCGTCGTCCTGCTGGTCGGACTGCTCTCCATCATGGCGATCAACCAGTACGGCGGCAGCCTCACCATGATCTCGATCATGGACTCGTTCCGGCCGGTCAAGCCGACGCGGACCATCCGCGTCGCGACGATCGGGATCATGCTCGTGGCCGTCGGGACGGTCTCCACCGTCGTCGGCATCGACCAGTTCAACTGGTTCTTCGCCAACGTGGTCGTGGTGCTCACGTACCTGTTCATCCCGTGGACGGCCATCAACCTGGTCGACTTCTTCTTCGTCCGGCGCGGCCAGTACGTCGTCAAGGAGATCTTCAACCCGCACGGCATATACGGCCGTTGGGGCTGGAGAGGCAACCTCGCCTACGCCATCGGCCTGGCCTGCATGGCGCCGTTCATGGTCATCACCGGCCTCTTCGTCGGTCCCGTCGCCCAGCTTCTCGGCGGCGTGGACTGCTCGCTCTTCGTCGGCCTGCCCGTGGCCGGCGTCCTCTACTGGGCGTTCGCCCGAAGCCTCGATCTGGCGACCGAACGCCGGATGGTCCAGGAGGAGGGGCTGCTGGAACGACTCCACTGA
- a CDS encoding squalene/phytoene synthase family protein: MGKRALDPVGVRDPRLRRDYSEQRRAVRRFATAEYAAARLLLPAALLPHVVAAVAFMHDTDDRIDRGAPEERAAALVEWDGLVRKAFAEGDSELPVLRCLARTAERHPDVRGYVDEFLRGCEREVAWRTIADDEELEQYVREYSLPALMLTACLLAPAEASARVAFTDGCHQLMRAMQRIDFLEDLSEDVRAGRPGVPVDAVARHGADLTRPGAALGRLVDEQADQAAGDLAAAAPLPSVVDPSYRPFVRALVGVQRLRLDAVRRAGASLATRTSGPAASTAAVLLLRETAARVLGVLSRSVVDRAGS, encoded by the coding sequence ATGGGGAAGCGGGCCCTCGACCCGGTCGGGGTCAGGGACCCTCGGCTGCGGCGGGACTACTCGGAGCAGCGGCGGGCGGTTCGGAGGTTCGCGACGGCCGAGTACGCGGCCGCGCGGCTGTTGCTCCCCGCCGCGCTGCTGCCGCACGTCGTGGCCGCCGTTGCGTTCATGCACGACACCGACGATCGGATCGACCGTGGGGCGCCGGAAGAGCGGGCGGCCGCGCTGGTCGAGTGGGACGGTCTCGTGCGGAAGGCCTTCGCCGAAGGTGACTCCGAGCTGCCCGTGCTGCGTTGCCTGGCACGCACCGCCGAGCGCCACCCGGACGTGCGCGGCTACGTGGACGAGTTCCTGCGGGGCTGCGAGCGTGAGGTCGCGTGGCGGACCATCGCGGACGACGAGGAACTGGAGCAGTACGTGCGGGAGTACTCCCTGCCCGCGCTGATGCTCACGGCCTGTCTCCTCGCGCCTGCGGAGGCGTCGGCGCGGGTGGCGTTCACGGACGGCTGCCACCAGCTCATGCGTGCCATGCAGCGCATCGACTTCCTGGAGGACCTGTCCGAGGACGTGCGCGCGGGCCGGCCGGGCGTCCCCGTCGACGCGGTGGCACGCCACGGCGCGGACCTCACCCGGCCCGGCGCGGCGTTGGGCCGGCTCGTCGATGAGCAGGCGGACCAGGCCGCCGGTGACCTGGCGGCGGCTGCACCTCTCCCGAGCGTGGTGGACCCTTCGTATCGGCCCTTCGTACGGGCTCTCGTCGGCGTCCAGCGTCTTCGCCTCGACGCGGTGCGCCGCGCGGGCGCGTCTCTGGCGACACGGACCTCCGGTCCCGCGGCGTCGACGGCCGCCGTACTGCTGCTGCGGGAGACGGCGGCACGGGTCCTGGGTGTGTTGAGCAGGAGCGTTGTCGACAGGGCTGGGTCTTGA
- a CDS encoding acyl-CoA dehydrogenase family protein, which translates to MESTRAPLRNDLVGRAAELVPFLRERSERTEEGRRLPEETIGALADAGVLRMRVPSRYGGHEADMRTMVEVLAQIGRGDGSTAWTVSVWGIFAWLAGMYPHEVREEVFADPDARISGILSKPGTAIPVDGGYLVSGRWAFNTGVTQSGWNMLLAIPTSTPEAAPASAPSAGDALPLLVLTRADEMTVVDDWHASGLRGTGSVTSVAKDVFVPSAHALPMRALLKGHTEAQLDPGSPFHRSPLFPTVAVCTVGTALGLARAAQETFLERLPGRRIAYTDYASQREAPVTHLQVGEAAMLVDEAEFHARRAAELLDAKATGGETWTVDERVRVRTDVGAVCRRAKESVDILATASGASSLYSSAPIQRIERDMRAVHQHASLHPNTTFELYGRVLCGLAPNTRNL; encoded by the coding sequence GTGGAAAGCACCCGAGCGCCCCTCAGGAACGACCTGGTGGGACGTGCTGCCGAGCTCGTCCCCTTCTTACGAGAGAGGTCCGAGCGGACCGAGGAGGGACGGCGGCTACCGGAGGAGACGATCGGCGCGCTGGCGGACGCGGGCGTGCTGCGGATGCGGGTGCCTTCGCGATACGGCGGCCACGAGGCCGACATGCGCACCATGGTGGAGGTGCTCGCCCAGATCGGGCGGGGCGACGGCTCGACCGCGTGGACGGTGTCGGTGTGGGGGATCTTCGCGTGGCTGGCCGGAATGTATCCCCACGAGGTCCGGGAGGAGGTGTTCGCGGATCCTGACGCGCGGATCTCCGGGATCCTGAGCAAGCCGGGTACCGCGATACCGGTGGACGGCGGGTACCTGGTCAGCGGACGCTGGGCCTTCAACACGGGGGTGACCCAGAGCGGGTGGAACATGCTCCTGGCGATCCCGACGTCGACTCCGGAGGCGGCCCCCGCTTCGGCCCCGTCAGCGGGTGACGCCCTGCCCCTGCTCGTGCTCACCAGGGCAGATGAGATGACGGTCGTCGACGACTGGCACGCCAGCGGCCTCCGCGGAACCGGCAGCGTCACGTCGGTGGCGAAGGACGTCTTCGTCCCCTCCGCGCACGCCCTGCCCATGCGAGCGCTGCTGAAGGGGCACACCGAAGCCCAGCTGGACCCCGGCAGCCCGTTTCACCGCTCCCCGCTGTTTCCCACCGTGGCGGTCTGCACCGTCGGCACCGCGCTGGGCCTGGCCCGAGCCGCCCAGGAGACCTTTCTCGAACGCCTTCCGGGGCGACGGATCGCCTACACCGACTACGCGAGCCAGCGGGAGGCTCCGGTCACGCATCTCCAGGTCGGCGAGGCGGCGATGCTCGTCGACGAGGCCGAGTTCCACGCCCGCCGGGCAGCGGAGCTGCTCGACGCGAAGGCGACCGGCGGCGAGACGTGGACCGTCGACGAGCGCGTACGCGTGCGGACCGACGTCGGCGCGGTCTGCCGGCGCGCGAAGGAATCGGTCGACATCCTCGCCACCGCGAGCGGCGCGTCGTCGCTGTACAGCTCCGCGCCGATCCAGCGCATCGAGCGCGATATGCGAGCGGTCCACCAGCATGCCTCCCTGCACCCGAACACGACCTTCGAGCTGTACGGGCGGGTGCTCTGCGGCCTGGCCCCCAACACCCGGAACCTGTGA
- a CDS encoding ABC transporter ATP-binding protein, with translation MPETVLEAVGLRRGFGGVRAVDDVSFILSEGGALGIVGGSGSGKTTTARIIVGLERADEGEVRVRGRVRPVRVRGRAQRLARAREVQMVFQDPYLSLDPRTSVEQVLRETLRLHFPDTDHDRRIGELLDQVGLGTRAADARPRQLSGGQRQRVAIARALAVEPAVLVLDEAVAALDVSVQAQILNLLADIREETRIGYLFITHDLGVVRCVTDDVIVMRQGRVVEAGPTAEVLAAPQDPYTRLLLDSVPRPGWDPEAIAAARRAL, from the coding sequence ATGCCTGAGACCGTCCTGGAGGCCGTCGGCCTCCGACGCGGATTCGGTGGCGTCCGCGCCGTCGACGACGTCTCGTTCATCCTGTCCGAGGGCGGCGCACTGGGCATCGTCGGCGGATCCGGTTCGGGCAAGACCACCACCGCCCGCATCATCGTCGGCCTGGAGCGGGCCGACGAGGGAGAGGTACGGGTGCGCGGCCGGGTCCGGCCCGTCCGTGTCCGCGGCAGGGCGCAACGGCTCGCCCGAGCCCGCGAGGTCCAGATGGTCTTCCAGGACCCCTATCTGTCCCTCGACCCCAGGACCAGCGTCGAACAGGTGCTGCGCGAAACCCTGCGCCTGCACTTCCCCGACACCGACCACGACCGACGGATCGGCGAACTCCTCGACCAGGTCGGCCTGGGAACCCGCGCCGCCGACGCGCGTCCGCGACAGCTCTCCGGCGGCCAGCGCCAGCGCGTCGCCATCGCCCGCGCCCTCGCCGTCGAACCGGCCGTACTCGTCCTCGACGAGGCGGTCGCCGCACTCGACGTCTCCGTACAGGCGCAGATCCTCAACCTCCTCGCCGACATCCGCGAGGAGACCCGGATCGGCTACCTCTTCATCACCCACGACCTCGGCGTGGTCCGGTGCGTCACCGACGACGTCATCGTCATGCGCCAGGGCCGCGTCGTCGAGGCCGGCCCCACAGCCGAGGTGCTCGCGGCGCCCCAGGACCCCTACACGCGGCTGCTGCTGGACTCCGTGCCCCGGCCCGGCTGGGACCCCGAAGCGATCGCCGCCGCCCGCAGGGCGCTCTGA
- a CDS encoding agmatine/peptidylarginine deiminase, protein MNDSVAGRHARRGLSRRHFLVAAGLTAAAGTALATTSQGSAKAARGAFRVPVEDVRHTRTWMAWPDSTAIWRGKLGGVQADIALIARTIAKYEPVVLCANPGSAAKARSMCGPTVTVISAIPVDDCWMRDTGPVFRTDGHGGLDTVGLNFNGWGDKQTHAKDGLVAERIAAHVGVPFTYADLVGEGGAIEQDGAGTLMATRSSLVNRNRNPGMSERQLERAMCDAYGASKVIWFDGVYGQDITDDHVDATSRFLAHGEALVQMPLASDNDAYARDARRQYSALSASTTATGRPMDTMRLQGPDYNKIRSTDQGFLASYANFYLCNDAVISAQFGDRRADEAARATLARLYPDRYIEQLDIDRLGTGGGGIHCVTQQQPVA, encoded by the coding sequence ATGAACGACTCCGTCGCCGGCCGTCACGCGCGCCGAGGACTGAGCAGGCGTCACTTCCTCGTGGCCGCCGGCCTGACCGCCGCCGCCGGCACCGCACTCGCGACGACAAGCCAGGGCAGCGCCAAGGCCGCCCGTGGCGCCTTCAGGGTCCCGGTCGAGGACGTCCGCCACACCCGTACGTGGATGGCGTGGCCGGACAGCACCGCGATCTGGCGCGGGAAACTGGGCGGCGTCCAGGCGGACATCGCCCTCATCGCCCGGACCATCGCGAAGTACGAGCCCGTCGTCCTGTGCGCGAACCCCGGCAGCGCCGCCAAGGCCCGCTCGATGTGCGGCCCCACGGTCACCGTCATCAGCGCCATCCCCGTCGACGACTGCTGGATGCGCGACACCGGACCCGTCTTCCGTACCGACGGCCATGGCGGCCTCGACACGGTGGGCCTCAACTTCAACGGCTGGGGTGACAAGCAGACCCACGCCAAGGACGGCCTCGTCGCCGAGCGGATCGCCGCCCATGTGGGCGTACCGTTCACCTACGCCGACCTCGTCGGCGAGGGCGGCGCCATCGAGCAGGACGGCGCCGGCACCCTGATGGCCACCCGCAGCAGCCTGGTGAACCGCAACCGCAACCCCGGGATGTCGGAGCGTCAGCTGGAGCGGGCGATGTGCGACGCGTACGGCGCGTCCAAGGTCATCTGGTTCGACGGCGTGTACGGGCAGGACATCACGGACGACCACGTCGACGCGACCTCCCGCTTCCTCGCCCACGGCGAGGCCCTCGTGCAGATGCCTCTCGCGTCGGACAACGACGCCTACGCCCGCGACGCCCGCCGGCAGTACAGCGCCCTGTCCGCCTCCACGACCGCCACCGGCCGCCCGATGGACACGATGCGCCTCCAGGGCCCGGACTACAACAAGATCCGCTCCACCGACCAGGGCTTCCTCGCCTCCTACGCCAACTTCTACCTGTGCAACGACGCCGTCATCAGCGCCCAGTTCGGCGACCGGAGGGCGGACGAGGCCGCCAGGGCGACCCTGGCCCGCCTCTACCCCGACCGTTACATCGAGCAGCTCGACATCGACCGCCTGGGCACGGGCGGCGGCGGCATCCACTGCGTCACCCAGCAGCAGCCCGTCGCGTAA
- a CDS encoding AbiV family abortive infection protein, with translation MTTLPSDPDMADRVLMDVGREAFKHARDLLRAARLILDAGIWSVAYANAALALEEIGKGVICTGILPMPDEERKAEVEAFQRRFTDHEAKSYFAHLVLQMTEGDGLQTMEQAHKGAVRDARRTNKNKFRGLYVDYKETGHILKPSDITKAQATELISTAEKALGLSKDAEEALAQPALYLALLRRVRAAGSHGVWGDVAGGIDALLLAMPAVARDEVTPQEAFQGTPLGAMIESLVLDDLVEEFGTVQGEGS, from the coding sequence ATGACAACCCTGCCCAGCGACCCGGACATGGCAGATCGGGTCCTCATGGACGTCGGGCGAGAAGCGTTCAAGCACGCCCGGGATCTCCTGCGCGCCGCGCGGCTGATACTCGACGCCGGGATCTGGTCGGTCGCCTACGCCAACGCGGCCCTCGCCCTCGAAGAGATCGGCAAGGGGGTGATCTGCACCGGCATCCTCCCCATGCCCGACGAGGAGCGGAAGGCGGAAGTGGAGGCCTTCCAGCGCAGGTTCACCGACCACGAAGCGAAGTCCTACTTCGCGCACCTCGTCCTGCAGATGACCGAAGGCGACGGTCTCCAGACCATGGAGCAGGCCCACAAGGGGGCCGTACGGGACGCCAGGCGCACGAACAAGAACAAGTTCCGTGGCCTGTACGTGGACTACAAGGAAACCGGGCACATCCTCAAGCCGAGCGACATCACCAAGGCCCAGGCAACCGAGCTGATCTCCACGGCAGAGAAGGCCCTTGGCCTCTCCAAGGATGCCGAAGAGGCCCTGGCGCAGCCCGCCCTCTACTTGGCGCTCCTCCGCCGTGTCCGCGCGGCCGGCTCCCATGGCGTATGGGGTGACGTGGCCGGGGGGATCGACGCTCTCCTCCTCGCCATGCCGGCGGTCGCCCGGGACGAGGTGACCCCGCAGGAAGCCTTCCAGGGCACCCCCCTGGGGGCGATGATCGAGAGCCTGGTTCTCGACGACCTGGTGGAGGAGTTCGGCACCGTGCAAGGCGAAGGTTCCTGA
- a CDS encoding FKBP-type peptidyl-prolyl cis-trans isomerase, with protein sequence MSELTKPEVDLPEGDAPTELTIRDLVVGDGLEAKPGRVVQVHYVGVTFESGKEFDASWDRGQTFKFAVGGGKVIKGWDRGVRGMKVGGRREIIVPPRLGYGNQSPSPLIPAGSTLVFVVDLLSVAV encoded by the coding sequence ATGAGTGAACTGACGAAGCCCGAGGTCGACCTCCCGGAGGGTGACGCGCCCACCGAGCTGACGATCCGCGACCTCGTCGTCGGGGACGGGCTTGAGGCGAAGCCGGGCAGGGTTGTCCAGGTTCACTACGTCGGGGTCACCTTCGAGTCCGGAAAGGAATTCGACGCCTCCTGGGACCGGGGCCAGACGTTCAAGTTCGCCGTGGGCGGTGGCAAGGTCATCAAGGGCTGGGACCGCGGGGTCAGAGGGATGAAGGTCGGCGGCCGACGAGAGATCATCGTTCCCCCGCGCCTCGGCTACGGCAACCAGTCACCCTCGCCGTTGATCCCGGCGGGCTCGACACTCGTCTTCGTGGTGGACCTGCTCTCCGTCGCAGTCTGA
- a CDS encoding agmatine/peptidylarginine deiminase: MKTAHDGGTPGISRRTLLARTGAVAAGLAVGPVLGGIQPAQAASWHVPGEETLHKRTWMAWPSSSTIWGSLLSKIQADIAKLAKEVAKYEPVIMCADGSSAASQARTACGSTVTVISSIPVSDCWMRDTGPLFRVDGAGGLDSFGLNFNAWGENATTFYGLPYSAYSKDRVLAGRVAAYTGVTFAKASVVGEGGGIEYDGDGTLMATESCWLNSNRNPGKTRSQVEAELLARFGATKMIWLPGVTGWDVTDGHIDGTARYIKPGVVMVQLAGAVRPDVWTDNAQAIHDVLVNATDAKGRRLQVLTIEGPDVLPRISVGKRADFLSSYMNWTVTNNAVITTQFGDTAKDAAAKTAIAAAYGRPVVQLNLDNLYGNGGGGAHCVTMQEPSR, from the coding sequence GTGAAGACAGCACACGACGGCGGCACGCCCGGCATCAGCCGCAGAACCCTCCTGGCCCGGACCGGAGCGGTCGCGGCCGGACTCGCGGTCGGACCGGTACTCGGCGGCATCCAGCCGGCCCAGGCCGCGTCCTGGCACGTGCCGGGGGAGGAGACGCTGCACAAGCGGACGTGGATGGCCTGGCCGTCCAGCTCCACGATCTGGGGCAGCCTGCTGTCCAAGATCCAGGCCGACATCGCCAAGCTCGCCAAGGAGGTCGCCAAGTACGAGCCGGTGATCATGTGCGCTGACGGCTCGTCGGCCGCCTCGCAGGCCAGGACGGCGTGCGGGTCCACCGTCACGGTGATCAGTTCCATACCGGTGTCGGACTGCTGGATGCGGGACACCGGCCCGCTGTTCCGGGTGGACGGGGCCGGCGGCCTCGACTCCTTCGGGCTGAACTTCAACGCCTGGGGCGAGAACGCCACGACCTTCTACGGCCTGCCCTACTCCGCCTACTCCAAGGACCGCGTGCTCGCCGGCCGGGTCGCCGCCTACACGGGCGTCACCTTCGCCAAGGCGTCCGTGGTCGGCGAGGGCGGCGGCATCGAGTACGACGGCGACGGCACGCTGATGGCGACCGAGAGCTGCTGGCTCAACAGCAACCGCAACCCCGGCAAGACGCGCAGCCAGGTCGAGGCCGAGCTGCTGGCACGGTTCGGCGCCACCAAGATGATCTGGCTGCCCGGCGTCACCGGGTGGGACGTCACCGACGGCCACATCGACGGAACCGCCCGCTACATCAAGCCCGGCGTGGTCATGGTGCAGCTGGCCGGTGCCGTGCGGCCGGACGTCTGGACCGACAACGCCCAGGCCATCCACGACGTCCTGGTGAACGCGACCGACGCCAAGGGCCGCCGCCTCCAGGTCCTCACCATCGAAGGACCCGACGTCCTGCCCCGTATCTCGGTCGGCAAGCGGGCTGACTTCCTCAGCTCCTACATGAACTGGACAGTGACCAACAACGCGGTGATCACCACCCAGTTCGGCGACACCGCCAAGGACGCGGCGGCCAAGACGGCGATCGCGGCCGCCTACGGCCGCCCCGTCGTCCAGCTCAACCTCGACAACCTCTACGGCAACGGCGGCGGTGGCGCCCACTGCGTCACCATGCAGGAGCCCAGCCGCTGA
- a CDS encoding Lrp/AsnC family transcriptional regulator produces MSHMQPESTIQADVLDGLDHQLVTALQTSPRARWEQIGAAIGVDATTAARRWRRLTEAGHAWLSCHPAGIGPVPPVVAIVEVDCTAGSLHQVAAAIVDDPHLITIDHVTGSRDLILTGVFPDHSALARYVGLRLEALPGVAATRSQIASAVHAVGSRWRLDRLAPDGREALTPDQPGGGAVLRRGLSSADALDHHLLALLGEDCRTSAALLAERTGASPSTVRRRLDRFHRADALIYRCEVARYLSGWPVAVTLWGVAPPDATARITGQLIAQRETRLCASLSGPHNLLLTVWLRSMEDMSAFETRLYARFPELTITDRAVTLWPLKLAGQILDPQGRRIRGVPVSFWHDPAAERTEEDLIRRLAEPRDPVPGRLPGTPDQA; encoded by the coding sequence ATGAGTCACATGCAGCCGGAATCGACCATCCAGGCCGATGTTCTCGACGGCCTCGACCACCAGCTCGTCACCGCGCTCCAGACCTCGCCGCGAGCGCGCTGGGAGCAGATCGGCGCGGCCATCGGCGTCGATGCCACGACGGCGGCACGCCGCTGGAGAAGGCTGACCGAGGCCGGACACGCATGGCTGAGCTGCCACCCCGCCGGCATCGGCCCGGTCCCGCCGGTGGTCGCCATCGTCGAGGTCGACTGCACCGCCGGCTCCCTGCACCAGGTGGCCGCGGCCATCGTGGACGACCCGCACCTGATCACAATCGACCACGTCACCGGCTCACGGGACCTGATCCTCACCGGTGTGTTCCCCGACCACTCGGCGCTCGCCCGCTACGTCGGCCTGCGTCTGGAGGCGCTGCCCGGGGTCGCCGCGACCCGCTCCCAGATCGCCTCCGCCGTGCACGCCGTCGGCAGCCGCTGGCGACTCGACCGGCTCGCACCCGACGGCAGGGAGGCCCTCACCCCGGACCAGCCCGGCGGGGGCGCCGTCCTCCGCCGCGGTCTCTCCTCCGCCGACGCGCTCGACCACCACCTGCTCGCTCTCCTCGGCGAGGACTGCCGCACGTCGGCCGCCCTCCTCGCCGAACGCACCGGCGCGAGCCCCAGCACCGTCCGTCGGCGACTGGACCGCTTCCACCGCGCGGACGCCCTCATCTACCGTTGCGAAGTCGCCCGGTACCTGTCCGGCTGGCCCGTCGCCGTCACCCTCTGGGGCGTCGCACCGCCCGACGCCACCGCCCGGATCACCGGACAGCTCATCGCCCAGCGTGAAACACGCCTGTGTGCCTCGCTCTCCGGCCCGCACAACCTCCTGCTGACCGTCTGGCTGCGCTCCATGGAGGACATGTCCGCCTTCGAGACCCGCCTGTACGCGCGCTTCCCCGAACTCACCATCACCGACCGGGCCGTCACCCTGTGGCCGCTCAAACTCGCGGGCCAGATCCTCGACCCGCAAGGCCGCCGCATCCGCGGTGTTCCCGTCTCCTTCTGGCACGACCCGGCAGCCGAACGCACCGAGGAAGACCTCATCCGGCGCCTCGCCGAGCCTCGCGATCCCGTGCCGGGCCGACTGCCCGGCACGCCCGACCAGGCGTGA